A window from Chrysemys picta bellii isolate R12L10 chromosome 2, ASM1138683v2, whole genome shotgun sequence encodes these proteins:
- the LOC122174771 gene encoding epiplakin-like gives MSATGQVINLPEPGCVPSSEEPRGRRSQATLLQKALAGDEGLATACFSEKADNSRGSSARLPVSIRTFAVRSGQIFLFSTLYECPCLTEPSLSLQSCALPQEIGEDLPTTEAAKREGTTSQTVNPEQLGRQMESWQAATAYGEMGPGGINAIAGVLVQSSKEKMGLYQAMMRGVLTPGTALVLLEAQAAMGFIIDPVRNKKVPVRDALAAGLTGGDYYGKLLSAERAVTGYTDPYTGNKISLFQAMERDLIVKDHGIRLLEAQIATGGIIDPVHNHRIPVEVAYKRGYFDQELNRILSDPQNHSRSCFDPNTHENLTYMQLLSRCVPDPDTGLLMLQLMHKGSVLFQLDEKTRTCLQTAPATVSVGLFQGQNVTVWELLFSRYVPDQKRQELLKKYKAGTLTIQEMTTIITTLITEAERKSSREPRPVKSPSTQRATSQKAEAAHSQRDEKREKALKITTVDGPGGEFQGRKVSVWDLLFSKYVLEEKRQELLKKYKAGTLTIQEMITILTTSVTEAEGKSRKLPTTRKTPSKETRPLSEKDKDAPSREEQQTEKVLKSTLVEVPAGEFHGRKVSVWDLLFSKYIPKEKRKELLELHRAGILTTEQMKTIVTTIVSKTEEKSHHLPGHGESPCAETTTSEEAETTGSLCYKHLENALRSETVDVPVGEFKWQEVSLWELLFSSYISETKRQELLNKYRAGTLIIQDMITILTTSVTEAEGKSRKLPTTRKTPSKETRTPYEKDKDAPSCEEQQTEKVLKSTLVEVPAGEFHGRKVSVWDLLFSKYIPEEKRKELLELHRAGILTTDQMKTIVTTIVSKTEEKSHHLPGQGESPSAETTTSEDAETPGSLCDKHLENTLRSETVDIPVGEFKWQEVSLWELLFSSYISETKRQELLNKYRAGTLTIQDMLTILTTSVTEAEGKSRKLPTTRKTPSKETRTASEKDKDAPPVKSNKQKRGRVPRRKVSVWDLLFSKYIPEEKRKELLELHRAGILTTDQMKTIVTTIVSKTEEKSHHLPGHGESPSAETTSEEAETPGSLCDKHLENALRSETVDVPVGEFKWQEVSLWELLFSSYISETKRQELLNKYKAGTLTIQDMITILTTSVTEVETGDKVGVTSDKAEDAHSQEKHLRKSLKRVTIHVNAGEFQGQNVSLLDLLFSKHIPQEKRQELLALYRTRVLTIDQMIPIITSIITTTEATSRKFMTSVKSPNREEITSQEAVAAHSLQDTQLDNILKATTIDGPGSEFQGRKVSVWDLLFSSYIPEEKRQELLELYRAGILTTDQVITVVTTLIKKKEATSRKFVINVKTPSKDTMTVEKAEDVDLHEDKKLEKALKSTLVEMPGGEFHEQKVSVWDLLFSNYIPEEKRQELLELYRAGILNHGPGDNCRHHHCNQNRSNKEKTSNKCAQSKCREGPIAGS, from the exons ATGTCGGCCACAGGGCAGGTAATAAACCTGCCTGAGCCTGGCTGTGTCCCATCGTCCGAGGAGCCCAGAGGCAGGCGTTCCCAAGCGACACTCCTGCAGAAAGCACTGGCGGGGGATGAGGGTTTGGCCACTGCATGTTTTTCAGAGAAAGCTGATAACAGCAGGGGCAGCAGTGCGCGGCTCCCTGTCTCTATCCGAACGTTTGCTGTCAGGTCTGGGCAGATATTTCTCTTCTCCACTTTGTACGAATGCCCGTGTCTCACGGAgccttctctctccctgcagagctgcgcgctgccccaggagATAGGAGAAGATCTGCCCACCACAGAAGCAGCAAAGCGTGAGGGGACAACTTCCCAAACGGTGAATCCTGAGCAACTAGGCAGACAGATGGAGAGCTGGCAGGCAGCGACTGCCTATGGAGAAATGGGTCCGGGAGGGATTAATGCCATCGCTGGAGTCCTTGTTCAGTCCAGCAAGGAGAAGATGGGCCTCTACCAGGCCATGATGAGAGGTGTTCTCACGCCGGGCACCGCGCTGGTGCTGCTGGAGGCGCAGGCTGCCATGGGGTTCATCATCGACCCAGTGAGGAACAAGAAGGTGCCAGTGAGAGACGCACTCGCTGCTGGGCTGACAGGTGGAGATTATTACGGGAAGCTGCTCTCTGCAGAGAGAGCAGTGACCGGCTACACTGACCCCTACACGGGCAACAAGATCTCCCTCTTCCAGGCCATGGAGAGAGACCTGATAGTCAAAGACCACGGCATCCGCCTGCTGGAGGCCCAGATCGCCACCGGAGGCATCATTGACCCCGTGCACAACCATCGAATCCCTGTGGAGGTGGCTTACAAGCGGGGCTACTTCGACCAAGAGTTAAACCGGATCCTTTCTGACCCCCAAAATCACAGCAGAAGCTGTTTCGACCCCAACACTCACGAGAACCTCACCTACATGCAGCTCCTCAGCAGATGCGTCCCAGACCCAGACACGGGGCTCCTGATGCTTCAGCTGATGCACAAAGGCTCCGTGCTCTTCCAGCTAGATGAAAAAACACGAACCTGCTTACAGACTGCCCCTGCCACCGTCAGCGTGGGACTCTTCCAGGGGCAGAACGTGACCGTGTGggagcttctcttctccagatacgTCCCTGACCAGAAAAGGCAGGAGCTTCTGAAGAAGTACAAAGCGGGGACGCTAACCATTCAGGAAATGACAACCATCATCACCACCCTCATCACCGAGGCAGAGCGAAAGAGCAGCAGAGAGCCCAGGCCCGTGAAAAGTCCGAGCACGCAACGGGCAACGTCACAGAAGGCCGAGGCTGCCCATTCGCAGAGAGATGAAAAACGGGAAAAGGCCTTAAAGATTACGACAGTCGACGGGCCGGGGGGCGAGTTCCAAGGGCGAAAGGTCTCTGTGTGGGATCTGCTCTTCTCCAAATACGTCCTTGAAGAGAAAAGACAAGAGCTTCTGAAGAAGTACAAAGCAGGGACGCTAACCATTCAAGAAATGATAACCATCCTCACCACCAGTGTTACCGAGGCCGAAGGGAAAAGCAGAAAACTCCCCACAACTAGGAAAACCCCCAGCAAAGAGACGAGGCCGCTATCTGAGAAAGACAAAGATGCCCCCTCCCGTGAAGAGCAACAAACGGAAAAGGTCTTAAAGTCTACCCTGGTGGAGGTGCCGGCGGGTGAGTTCCATGGGCGAAAAGTCTCTGTGTGGGATTTGCTCTTCTCCAAATACATCCCCAAAGAGAAGAGGAAGGAGCTcctggagctgcacagagctgggataTTAACCACGGAACAAATGAAAACCATCGTCACCACCATCGTAAGCAAAACAGAGGAGAAAAGTCACCATCTACCAGGACATGGGGAAAGTCCCTGTGCGGAGACGACAACATCAGAGGAAGCTGAGACTACTGGCTCATTGTGTTACAAACATTTGGAAAATGCTTTGCGGTCGGAGACTGTCGACGTTCCTGTCGGGGAATTCAAATGGCAGGAGGTTTCCCTGTGGGAGCTTCTCTTCTCTAGCTACATCTCTGAAACCAAAAGACAGGAGCTTCTGAATAAGTACAGAGCAGGGACGCTAATCATTCAAGATATGATAACCATCCTCACCACCAGCGTTAccgaggctgaagggaaaagcagaAAACTCCCCACAACTAGGAAAACCCCCAGCAAAGAGACGAGGACACCTTATGAGAAAGACAAAGATGCTCCCTCCTGTGAAGAGCAACAAACGGAAAAGGTCTTAAAGTCTACCCTGGTGGAGGTGCCGGCGGGCGAGTTCCACGGGCGAAAAGTCTCTGTGTGGGATTTGCTCTTCTCCAAATACATCCCCGAAGAGAAGAGGAAGGAGCTcctggagctgcacagagctgggataTTAACCACAGACCAAATGAAAACCATCGTCACCACCATCGTAAGCAAAACAGAGGAGAAAAGTCACCATCTACCAGGACAAGGGGAAAGTCCCAGTGCAGAGACAACAACATCAGAGGATGCTGAGACTCCTGGCTCATTGTGCGACAAACATTTGGAAAACACTTTGCGGTCGGAGACTGTCGACATTCCTGTTGGGGAATTCAAATGGCAGGAGGTTTCCCTGTGGGAGCTTCTCTTCTCTAGCTACATCTCTGAAACCAAAAGACAGGAGCTTCTGAATAAGTACAGAGCAGGGACGCTAACCATTCAAGATATGCTAACCATCCTCACCACCAGCGTTACTGAGGCCGAAGGGAAAAGCAGAAAACTCCCCACAACTAGGAAAACCCCCAGCAAAGAGACGAGGACAGCTTCTGAGAAAGACAAAGATGCCCCTCCTGTGAAGAGCAACAAACAGAAAAGG GGGCGAGTTCCACGGCGAAAAGTCTCTGTGTGGGATTTGCTCTTTTCCAAATACATCCCTGAAGAGAAGAGGAAGGAGCTCCTGGAGTTGCACAGAGCTGGGATATTAACCACGGACCAAATGAAAACCATCGTCACCACCATCGTAAGCAAAACAGAGGAGAAAAGTCACCATCTACCAGGACATGGGGAAAGTCCCAGTGCAGAGACAACATCAGAGGAAGCTGAGACTCCCGGCTCATTGTGCGACAAACATTTGGAAAACGCTTTGCGGTCGGAGACTGTCGATGTTCCTGTCGGGGAATTCAAATGGCAGGAGGTTTCCCTGTGGGAGCTTCTCTTCTCTAGCTACATCTCTGAAACCAAAAGACAGGAGCTTCTGAATAAGTACAAAGCAGGGACGCTAACCATTCAAGATATGATAACCATCCTCACCACCAGCGTTACTGAGGTGGAAACGGGGGA TAAAGTGGGGGTAACATCAGACAAGGCTGAGGATGCCCATTCACAAGAGAAACACTTGAGAAAGTCCTTAAAGCGTGTGACCATCCATGTAAATGCTGGTGAGTTCCAAGGGCAAAATGTCTCCTTGTTAGATCTTCTCTTCTCTAAACACATCCCTCaagagaagaggcaggagctcCTGGCGTTGTATAGAACAAGGGTTTTAACCATTGATCAGATGATACCCATCATCACTAGCATCATAACAACCACAGAAGCTACAAGTAGGAAATTCATGACAAGTGTCAAAAGTCCAAACAGAGAGGAGATAACTTCGCAGGAAGCTGTAGCTGCCCATTCTCTACAAGATACACAACTGGACAACATCTTAAAAGCTACAACCATAGATGgacctggcagtgagttccaaggGCGAAAGGTCTCGGTGTGGGACCTGCTCTTCTCTAGCTACATCCCTGAAGAGAAGAGACAGGAGCTCCTGGAGCTGTACAGAGCTGGGATATTAACCACGGACCAGGTGATAACCGTGGTCACCACCCTCATTAAGAAAAAAGAAGCTACAAGCAGGAAATTTGTGATTAATGTGAAAACTCCCAGCAAAGACACGATGAC